From the Helianthus annuus cultivar XRQ/B chromosome 17, HanXRQr2.0-SUNRISE, whole genome shotgun sequence genome, the window gttacgaacttgatcaaatcaaaacaagtaaaacatgtattacaaatgaaatgtttaacaatgtatgtaaacatttcagtatcaaagatggcaagcggaggtgatggtgatgcggtgccaagagtcaccgaacaaatgagaatagtgattgccgaagaagttggaaaggcgatcgaaaacagtttgtcgaacttcattgataaaatccaaaatacggttttatcagtggtagaagagagaatcaagaagctagaagataattcaaatctagcaaaggaaaaatctggggagcgaaaaccttgttcatacaaggaattcatagcttgcaaaccacctatatataatggggaggttgatccaatcgtgtgtcagcgatggataggcgatatcgagggagtattcgagagaacccactgtgatgagaatgactacgtagcttatggcacgggtcagttaagaggtcaagcgaaagactggtgggataataaaaagaaGGAAATTGGAAGCGAAGCGGCCAAGGCCATGacgtgggaggagtttaagacgccgtttcttaaacaccatagccccaaagcagttataaacaagatcaaggaagagttcatgcaactcagacataagggtgaatccatagacaagatcacggggatgtttatggacaaaatgaagttCTGTGACGATCTGATAACGAACGAAGAGCAAAAAGTTTATTACTATGATAACATGCTAAGCGcagaatatagggagttcataaccccttcaaagtatgagacccttaccgagattgtcaatgccgctcgggaaagggagattgagttgaaaaagagtatagagcggggtgaacgaagggcacatgatataaatccaagccctaccaagaaggcaagaacgaatgaaacgacgaagaaatcagatgcaaagggcggtacatcaagttgcaaaatctgcggcaagaatcataagggtgaatgtcgcttcaaagataagccttgtcctatatgtcgaaaaacgggacatatggctatatcatgcccggaaaaagtgaccgtttgttacaactgttaccgaacgggtcataaaagatcggagtgcccagaattggcgggaaagaaagaagggcaagactcaaaaggtgaagccgcaaaagccaaagcaagatcctttcaattgaccgctgctgaagcaaaggtcgaacctgatgtggtctcaggtatattcactataaattcaattcccgcacgtgtgttatttgatactggtgcgaataaatcctttgtttcatatgggtttattcgacacccttcatttgttctaacaaaattacctatgcctttagaggtagagataggtaataataaaagctttattgTCTGTAATGTATGTGAAAACTGCACGATGAATATTGATGACGAAGAATATacaatagacttgatcccgatgtcgatgggagaatttcaagtggtagtgggaatggattggctatcccgttaccacgtaaaggtggtttgtttccgaaaggaaataaaactaacgtctcctagcggaaagcaagttacgatatatggagaaaagggaggtaacccggtgatatgcacaatgctagaggctcgcaaactcatgaaacatggatgcaaggcctttatGGTTTATGCAAGCGAAACgaaaaaggaactcctcaaaattggggatgtgccggtcgtgcgagattatgaagacgtgtttccggaagaactaccggggatgccgccagaacgggaggtagagttcggaatcgagttgattccgggcgcgaaacccgtggccaaggcgccataccgacttgcaccgtcggaattacaagaattgatgtctcaaattcaggaatttcttgacaagggatttatccgaccgagtgtgtctccgtggggcgcaccagtcttattcgtgaaaaagaaagatggcagtatgcgcatgtgtatcgattaccgggagttaaacaaactcacggtgaagaatcgatacccacttccaagaattgatgatttattcgaccaactgcaaggagcaagttggttttccaaaattgatctccgatccggttatcaccaattgaaagtcaaggaggaggacgtcCCCAAAACGGCTTTCCGTacgaggtacgggcattatgaattcctcgtaatgcctttcggattgaccaatgcgcccgcggctttcatggatctcatgaaccgggtttgcaaacccatgctagataagtcggtaattgtatttatcgacgacattctggtaTATTCAAAGAGTGAAGCCGAGCACGTGTGTCAATTGCGGGAAATATTAGACACACTCAGACGAGAGAAGCTGTATGCAAAATTCACGAAGTGTGCTTTCTGGTTACGGGAAGTACAGTTTCTCGGGCATCTTattagtgctgatggagtactagtagatccgtcaaagatagaagctgtgacgaaatggagccctccaagaaatccctcggaaatccgaagctttttagggcttgcgggatattatcggagattcatacaggatttctccaaaattgccttaccattgaccaaattaactcgtaaggaggaaaagttcgtgtggggcattaagcaagaggaagctttccaaacactcaaggaaaagttgacccacgctccggtagtgaccttaccggaagggactgaagacatggtggtttactcggacgcttctcaattggggctcggatgcgtgttaatgcaacgaggcaaggtcatcgcctacgcctcgaggcaattgaagattcatgaaaataaatatccggttcacgacttagaattggcagcggtggtgtttgccttaaagatatggagacattacttgtacggagtaaagtttacaatctttaccgaccataaaagcttgaaatatttcttcgaccagaaggaattaaacatgcggcaaaggCGGTGGTTAGAAACCGTCAAGGACTTTGAttgcgaaatacattaccaccccggtaaggccaatgtagttgccgatgcgctgagtcgcaaaacagattataccccaatacgggtacgatcaatgcaactggtcgtgacttcaagtttactagaacgaattcgagaagcacagatcgaagctgtaaaggcggaaaactggaaaaaggaaaggatTATTGGCCAAGTTAAGGACCTTGAGGTGGGCAGTCACGGCCTAAAAcctcgttttaatagaatctgggttccTAACACATGTGGGGTTAAGAAGCTtttacttgatgaagctcataaatcccgttattctattcacccgggagcgaccaaaatgtatcatgacttaaagcaaaactattggtggcccggaatgaagcgggacactgtgaaatacgtggaaaagtgtttgacatgcctacaagtcaaggcggagcaccaaaagccgtatggtaaactccaaccgttagaaattccggtttggaaatgggagcaaatcacgatggacctattgaccaaactgcctaaaacaagtcgtggttttgatgctatttgggtagtcgtggataggttaaccaaaagcgctcactttattcccattcgtgagacttatacatctgagaaaatgtcggaggtttacaccaatgaaatcatagcaaggcatggggtaccgatatccattgtgtcagacagagatacccggtttacttcgaaattctggcgtgaattccaagaacagatgggaactaaattgttccttagcactgcttatcatccacaaacggatgggcagagcgaaagaacaatacaaacattgggtgatatgctgcgggcttgcattattgactttgggggtagttgggatgtccatttacccttggtcgaattcgcatataacaatagctatcacgcgagcattaaaatggccccatatgagctattatatggcagaaagtgtcggactccggtatgttggggagaagtgggtccgcgagggctagcaccaactgatataatccgagctacaaatgcgaaaatcgacatagttcggacgcacttgaaagcggctcaagaccggcaaaaggcatacgcagataaaagaaataggccaattgagtttcaggttggcgatatggtcatgctaaaggtttccccatggaagggtattatcagattcagaaaaagggggaagttaagcccgagattcattgggccatttagaatcattgaacgagttggtaaggtagcttatcgacttgaattacccgaagagttgagtgggattcataacacatttcacgtatcacatctccggaaatgtttggccgacgagaccgctcatgtccactacgatgatatcgaggtggataacagtctCAACTATGCAGTGAAAccgattgcgattttagatcgtaaagagaaaagcttgaggaacaaagtgataaatcaagtcaaggttaAGTGGGACCACAGAAAGGGGTCAGACACTACTTGGGAacccgaagaggagatgcggcgtctctaccctacattatttggtacgtaattcggtttcggggacgaaaccctttttaaggggggtggacttgtaacaccccaaaaacataaacccgtatattataaagttcaaagaatagataaacaagagtttaccaactaggaatttaacctagttaaattccaagtcttgaattaatgcatgttatggttaaaataattaaaactagaGAAAATCATAATTAAAGGGGCTAAACTTGTCAAAACTCAAAGATAagttactaatagtaacaaaattAACCAAACCTCCCAAATTAGggagtctggtcgatcaagagagGAGGGGGGCGACAGGGGTTCTCCAAAACCCTAAGTTTCACACCAAAATCTCTTCAATTGAAGCGCCAAATCAGTTCCAAATCAAGCTCTAATCACATATTAGTAAACACCTCGTTgtaaggatcaaaaggtatgtgaaATTCAGTAATTTTGTTACATCACAAATTTTAGGTTAATTGTGAAACATGAGAAATTCAgcttgattgttgatgcatggctGAAATTAGAAGGAGTGTGAGGTTTAGgatcaaaccctagatgatttcttgacatTACCTTGTATGATACTTGTAGGGATTActtaatcaccattgtaggtgattagagAACCTTAAGAAACTTGTTTAATGCTGAAATTATAACTCTTGTTTTGCATAATCTGAAAATTTGGAAAGATAAGTTCTGAAAAGATAATGTCAAGATGCATGCAAAATTTCTAATATAGTGAAATTGGATGTTGAATTGTAAAGTCATGAACATGTTTATGAGGGTAGAAAAATCTGACCCACTAggtgtttgtaaaaatgcctaagtggggatttaaatgtgaaatttggataaaaacgcagaatttataatggtccataatgatgtgattgtggtcataaaaaggagttctaaacatgttataaaaactgaattttctaggcaaagagtccggttcatctagcggacaagccggagggagttCACGAGGAAAAGACGCGCTCTAAAAGGTATGAAATTTACCGTTTCATTACATTATACATATCGTAGCTTTATGAGTTGGTTAAAGAGGAATGAAAGCATGATGACCGAGAATTTCCATTATGTCATGAATTTGGCTATTGCCCTAAACAAGTTATAAACATGAAGTCGAGCGTCCGTAAGGTGCTTATACTccgcacccaaacgggtcaaacaagttttgggtaataaacacgaagcatgacTTTATTATATTGTGCGAATAATACATGCGGTGTAGGCCGTGTAACGAACACCATAGACAAACTTATAAGCCTTGTTCTTTTTATAGATGCTAAGTTTTGGTTCGATGCATGATCATAGTACGAAAGATCAACTAGAAGTCTTGCAATTAGCGTGAATGTTAATTTCCGTAACATACCCAATTAAGTTATAGTTGAGTATTGTGATAACCGATATACAAATACGAAGAACTAGCCCAGCCGTATAACGATTCATACGAAAGTATGCTGTTTCGACTCATAATGAACCAGCAAAAAACTGCATTTTTAAACAAGGGAGTTATGTGCAGagtctaccgtaatttacggtgtcaccgtaatttacggtgacctgCAATTCTTTTACGGTGGAAAcctactgagttacggtaggTCCCAAATGTCCAGaagtcaccgtaatttacggtgacaccgtaaattacggtgggaccctGTTTGATAAAAATTGTTTTGATCATTTTCTCGAATCAGTGTTCGGACCTAGTTCGAATACGTAATTTCCAAGAAGTGATAGTgctaatgcttgtttaaaatgTTAGTTCTCAGGTACTCAAGTAAAGGATGAAGGTCAAGCAAGCGAGCCGAACCGAACACACAATCTTTTAGAACGCTTCCgcaattatgacttttgttttaGATACTAAGTAAACTAATGGTAGTTACCGTCTTGTATGGGATTTTATAACAACAATACATGTATGTTGTAATATCTTGGGTTTATACtatgaaagtttttgtaaagtcgtCATTTTGGCGTTAAATGCAAGGTTTTTAGGTTGTTAAATTTGGTAATATAAACTGGGTCTTACATAGCCCAACAGTCTGTTCCATATAGCATAGCTGGCCTAACTGCCACCCTGTAAAATTTCCCCTACAACTTTAAAAAAGATATTTACTAATTGTATTTTGCTtcgttttttttataaatttgttCTCAGATTGATAATCTTTCCGGATCCAAAGCTTGATATAAACAAATTTTCTTCTACTCAACTTTGTTCAACAATGAGAATTCATTTCTCTTTATGATGATGTCATACATGCcaaaaaaatgtttattttttaCTATGACTTAATATACTTAGCAAACACTCAATATTTGCTATGGATATTTAGAATTTATAAATGCCCTTTTTGCATTACATGTATCTGGCTTTTTTCACTCGGTCTTTAGTCTTCATTGATATTTAATACTCTTCTTTTGCTAGAACTGAATAGGACCGTACCGATATTTTCGATACCAATACTGGTTCGATATCGGTTGACACCAAGCATATCCCAACCCCTGATataagttaaaaagtaaagaaaataactattattagtaataatattaaaataataaaagtattaagaaaactatatattattataatattaaaatcactattcatttcaattcatttagtaatatatagtaatatatagtaatagtaatatatagtaatactGATACGGGCCAGCCTGTTGCAAGCCAAGATGCAGCCCAAGCCAGTCCAGAGCCCAAGTTGGAGGATGCAAGGCCCAAAAGGTTGATTAAAAGGCCAGCCCGATTGGAAGCTTGATGCCCAAGATTATGCACGTTTCCTTTTCagcatgtttattttatttgttattttatttCAGTATGCATGGTTGAATTTGTCAAGTAGTGGTAGAACATGGGTAGTTAGTAGCACAAAATAAGGACATGAACTCCATGTCTCAGCATGTTTAAATTTCAGTTTTTGCATAATGAAAATCATCAGAAAATTGCCCCAAGTTCTTGCCTTCTCTCTCAATTCTTTGGAGTGTTTGCCTACTAGAAAAGGCTATACCATTTGGTGCTTTCATTCACGTTCCAATCCTCCGCTATGCCGCCCCGTCGTGATCCCACCGGTTCCGATGAGTTTCCACCCAATATCACCGATCAACTCACCCAACTTATACAAGTCACAACCACAGCCGCTAATACCCAATCCGATATTAAAACGCAAATCGCAGCCCTCGTTCAAGCCACCTCCAACCTTAATTCCAAATTAGATGCACAGAACTCCAAACTCGATACCCAAACCGAAACTACCGCCCGACTTGTTAACCATGTCACTCAACTCACTGATAAAATCACTAACGAACCAGAAAACTCCGGCCCTAAACCCGCACAAAAACAAACCACACCAAACAATCCGAGACCGCCAAAAATCTCGCTACCCTTGTTCGATGGTTCCAACCCACTCGCTTGGATTTTTCAAGCCGATAACTATTTCAATTACTATCAAATTCCTCCAGCCGAACGAATTACGCTAACCGCCTTCCATTGTATTGGTGACGCTCTTTCTTGGTACCAACACCAGTCCAACAACAATCTCCTTGGGTCTTGGACCGAGTTTAAGCGCTCTGTCGAACTCCGATTTGGACCATCAACGTTCGAAAATCACGAAGCTACACTTTTTAAGCTTCGCCAGCTCTCTTCGGTGGCTGACTACCAGACCGAGTTCGAGCGGCTCAGTAATCGGATTACCGGTTTGTCAGCGCAAACCCTACTTAATTGTTTTCTTTCTGGGCTGAAACCGGAAATACAATCTGAACTCGCTATTATCCAGCCCACGTCTCTTTATGATGCTTGTGGGCTAGCCCGCCGGGTTGAAGATAAGTTGGCCCAATCGGCTAAACCCAAACCTTTCTACCCCACTCGCTCTTATACTCCTTCAATCACTCCAGTTCCTGTAACATCACAAGCTGTAACATCACAAGCGACTTCTCAGCAACAGAACCCTTCTACTCCGCCAAAACCTGCGACCACCTCCACCCCTCCCCTGCTACCTTTACCCCCGAAACCCTTGCCGTTTACGAAATTATCTCCCGAAGCTATCCAACAGCGGCGCAAAGACGGCTTATGTTTTCGTTGCCCTGAAAAATTTTATCCAGGTCATAAGTGTTCGCCACCACAGTTCCTTCTTATTGTAGACAACGACGAACATATGAATACGCCGGATAACTCGGAGGAACCGTGTACCGATGATCCGCCCGGTCCACAATATTTAGCACTCTCTGATGCGGCATACTTTGGGTTATCATCCATTCAAACCCTACGTGTCACCGGGTTCATCAATGGACGACCGGTCACTGTGTTGGTCGATTGTGGTAGCACCCACAACATCATCCAACCCCGAATCGCATCTTTGTTCGCTTTACCATCAAAGCCACTCGAGCCGTTCAACGTTATGGTCGGAAATGGGCAGTTTATCAGTTGCAGACATTACTGCCCTGAGGTAAATTTGCACTTACAAAAAACTGCGTTTTCTATTCCATTTTTTGTATTACCTATTGAAGGTGCAGACTTGGTGCTCGGTATTGCTTGGTTAAGCACTTTGGGTTCTATTGTAGCGGATTTTTCAATACCACAGATATCCTTTCACAAAGATGGTCGACAATGTACTCTTAAAGGTGAACCACTTTCCAAACATCTTTCATCCAGTTCACTTTCTGCTCTTATTAAACATGGTTCAGTTGCCTCCTTACACACTCTGGTTATTGATACCCAGCCtccacaaccacaaaaaaaaaccATACTTCCTCACTCCCCTGATACCCATATCATTTCGTTGCTGGAACTTTTTAGAAACCTTTTCCAAGAACCACATCAACTACCTCCTAACCGTCCACATGACCATCATATTCCGCTACTCAACAAGACCAGCCGATCAATGTCAAACCATACCGTTACCCACATTTTCAAAAACAAATAATGACGCGTTTGATATCGGAAATGTTGCATGATGGAGTAATTCGTCCGAGCCAAAGCCCTTTCTCATCTCCGGTTTTactcgtcaaaaagaaagacggttcatGGCGTTTTTGTGTCGACTATCGAGCTCTCAATGCCGCTACAGTCCGTGATCGATTTCCGATTCCGACAATCGATGAACTTCTTGATGAGCTTCACGGTGCGAAAATCTTTTCTAAAATTGATCTACGCTCCGGGTATCATCAGATTCGTGTCGCTAAAGAAGATGTACATAAAACAGTGTTTCGTACGACggacggtcattacgagttccttgtaatgccgtttgggctcacaaatgctcCGTCTACGTTTCAATCTGCCATGAATGATCTTTTCCGAAGTGTTCTAAGACAATTTGTTCTCGTGTTTTTTGATGACATATTAATTTATAGTGCCTCGTTGGAAGATCATTACACCCACTTGCGGTACGTTTTTCAGACTCTTGTCGATAACAAGTTTTATGCAAAGGGTTCTAAGTGTCTGTTCGCCGAACAAGAGATTTCGTTTTTGGGGCACCGTATATCAAGTAATGGGGTTGCACCGGAACCGGATAAATTGGAAGCTATTCAAACTTGGCCACAACCAGTTTCTTTTACTACCTTAAGAGCATTCTTGGGTTTAACTGGTTATTATCGCCGTTTTGTTCCGGGTTATGCCAAAATAGCTAGTCCACTTACGGACCTCTTAAAAAAGAAGGAATTCTGTTGGAATGCAGAAGCACAAGATGCTTTTGTTGCTCTCAAAGCTCAAATGAAGGAACTGATCACTCTTGCATTACCCGATTTCACACAACCATTTGACGTTACAACGGATGCTTCGGGCGTcgctattggtgcagttttgtcTCAGAATTCACGCCCAATTTCCTTTTTCAGCAAGAAATTATGCCCAACTATGCAAGGTCATTCAACTTACACTAAAGAATTGTACGCGATTACGGAAGCGGTAAAAAAATGGCGACAGTATCTTTTGGGTCGTCGATTCAGAATCTTCACCGATCATCACAGCTTAAAGCATATTCTTACCCAGACAATTCAAACACCGGAACAACAACGTTGGATTACGAAGCTTATGGGTTACGATTTCGAAATCCATTTCAAACCGGGTAAAGAAAACTTTGTTGCTGACGCTTTGAGTCGTGTCACTATTCCGGTCAATTCTTTGGAGTGTTTGCCTACTAGAAAAGGCTATACCAAATACCCTAAGTTCACCTCACCCAAAAGTCATACTTCAAATCAGCATAGTCTTCTTCTCTTTTGTTCCTATTTTACATTGAATCAAGCCACATAAATTGCTATTGTGTGTTAATGCCTATTAACCATTGCTGATCCAAATCGAGCATATCTCATACGAAATCCTATCATAACTATATGTTACTATGGGCTATTGTTTCTGTATGTCTTCATTTTTCATTTTGGTGAACTTTAGTTCATTGAAGTTCAGTTCACTACAAAAAAAATGAGTATTCGGGACTGAAAAATCAGTATCTGATACATTAAAATCAGTCCCTAATGGTTATCAGGGACTGATTTGCCAGTCCCCTGCCAGTCCCAGATACCTAGTACTAGATAGTGGTTTCAGTAACTAAAAATCAGTCCCGATTGTATGACACCAATATGGACTAACAGTCAGTCTCTAATACATAAAAAATCAGTCCTCAATTTACCCTCGGTACCTCATTAATTCAGTCCCGATCCATATCTTCAGTAACTACAAATTAGTCTCGAATACTATGATATTTTAGTCCTTAATGCATTTCTTTAGGGAGTGATAATTAGTCCTTTAAACCGGGTAGGTTGTGTCTCCAATACATTTCATTAGGTATTGATTATTAGAGACTAATATATCAGTCCCCAATAATTTAGTCTCTAATGGTCACTTTTCTTGTAGTGTTGTTTGCTGTTGAGGACTAAGAACTGATGTTCAGATTAGTAATGTGGataaataattaattatttatttaggTTGTTAACTTACATGTAGGATTGCGGGTTACTTTCATGTGAGGAAACAAAGGATAAGCAACTAGCACGTGACCTAAAATCATTTTAGCCGAAGGTATTAGCTAATTAACTTGAAGCATGACGTTGTCCTGATGCGAAGATCTGCATCTTGGTGAGACATAATTGGAAGACGTCATTTTCTTTTTGCACTGTGTTCTCATCGATATTGTTGCATATTGTTTTAACAATCTTCTtcattttcatttcatttcatttgtGGATGATATTTATCTACAAGAATGATGTGGATAAGCttaaatttttatatattttttgttgtgTATCTGAATATCTACACTGTTGATGAAGACCTGAATGTTACTAGAAAATTGATTTTAAGTAAAAGTATACATTTAGTTTTGATTCTTGGGTGGGCAAGGGAAGATGAATTAAATGGCTTGGTATCAATTCATCACAAAAAGTCAAACCAAGGTATGTTGTTAAGCATATGGAATCAAGTTGTTGACTTTTGCAGATGGAAACTGAATGTGGCAGGTCACAACCTGTATCTGATGTGCTTTCAAAAGGTGCTCACTTATTTTTTTTCCTACAAACTGTagataaaacattttattaacttgaatattttttaaaattacttTCACTAAAGTCGATTCACAGAGAAATTTGACATGCATTATTGTACATGATTCATATACAATATGATAGTATCTGCCTATCATGTTTCTTTGCACTCATATAATTGCAACATAAGTAGTGATATCACTTAGTTTAGTCCATTTTCTGGGTCAAAGAATTTCATGGACATATAATATGACATTTTATTATCTGGGATATGCTAAGCCTAAGGATGCTATTGCAATGTACACCAATGCTTGCCCATTACTTGAGGGGAACGGCAAGGAGAATATTGCATTTCATTTTTACAAATATGATGCATACTTCCTTCATTTCAAGTATTATTTATCGACTTATAATAATTAACATAAGTAACTTTCttgagcccgggaagcaatcccgggtgataacctagtagcTAATAtagaaaaaaagagaaaaaagaatGAAACATAAAAAATGAAATAAGTGTGGGTATCATAGACCCTAGTCCCCAATAGTATAATCTTATAGTATTTGCTTATCATTATTTAGCCCGGATTTTCATAAACTTTAGCCACTTCTCGGCAAACAAATTCTTACAGTTACCCGAAGCCAAAAacccgttaaaaatccttttaataTGTGTGATAGATATGCTAATGGGAAGAAACTGACTTCTGTACAAGAATATGAGAATGGTGGTTATGATATGGTAGTGAGATATATAGTCAATCTAGCACCTCTTTTGTTGGGTTAATCGGTTGTTCGCGGGTTAGTTCACGGGTCATGCCGGTTCAGAGATACGGGTTCGCGAAGGTTGCGGGTCAATAGTGCAAATGAATCAGGGGTAAAAGAGTCAAAGTTTGCACTATAAGGTTAAAGTATTAAAGTGTCATGTGTGTGATTAA encodes:
- the LOC110923629 gene encoding uncharacterized protein LOC110923629 encodes the protein MPPRRDPTGSDEFPPNITDQLTQLIQVTTTAANTQSDIKTQIAALVQATSNLNSKLDAQNSKLDTQTETTARLVNHVTQLTDKITNEPENSGPKPAQKQTTPNNPRPPKISLPLFDGSNPLAWIFQADNYFNYYQIPPAERITLTAFHCIGDALSWYQHQSNNNLLGSWTEFKRSVELRFGPSTFENHEATLFKLRQLSSVADYQTEFERLSNRITGLSAQTLLNCFLSGLKPEIQSELAIIQPTSLYDACGLARRVEDKLAQSAKPKPFYPTRSYTPSITPVPVTSQAVTSQATSQQQNPSTPPKPATTSTPPLLPLPPKPLPFTKLSPEAIQQRRKDGLCFRCPEKFYPGHKCSPPQFLLIVDNDEHMNTPDNSEEPCTDDPPGPQYLALSDAAYFGLSSIQTLRVTGFINGRPVTVLVDCGSTHNIIQPRIASLFALPSKPLEPFNVMVGNGQFISCRHYCPEVNLHLQKTAFSIPFFVLPIEGADLVLGIAWLSTLGSIVADFSIPQISFHKDGRQCTLKGEPLSKHLSSSSLSALIKHGSVASLHTLVIDTQPPQPQKKTILPHSPDTHIISLLELFRNLFQEPHQLPPNRPHDHHIPLLNKTSRSMSNHTVTHIFKNK